Part of the Lotus japonicus ecotype B-129 chromosome 6, LjGifu_v1.2 genome, TAACTGTGTTGCGTGGAACCCTCTGCCTGATATTCATATTCTGGCTGTCTCAGTGTAAGTATGGTTTCAGTGAAAATAAGCTTTCCTCTTTAATCTACATATGTCTTTCTTGTGAAAATTAATCAATGGTAAATCTTCCATTTAGGGGACAAGATGTACTTCTACTGAACACTTGTGTGGGCGACGAAGAAGAACAGAAAAGGATTAATGAGCTTCTCTGGGTTGACTCATCAATTGCATCACATGACTCTGGTTAGCGTTTCCACTTCTTTCTTTGGATTTattctaaccattgattcaaaagAAGGCTCGAAGGGTCCCCGACTCCTAAGTTGACCTATGACCCTCAACTTAACTTTTAATTATAGGAAAAAAAAGTTAAGCTCAGAATTTAAAGCTTACTGGTCATTATGGGAGGATATTGACTTTATATTCGCATCAATGCGTATGATGTCTGATTCCCTTGCTTGTATGCTTATTGTTATTTTCTGACAATGCTTGTGTTTGCAGGCAAACAATCTCCTAGTGTAAGCTGGCTTAGAGATGATAAACATGCGGGTATACGGTTAAAACATATTAAGGTATTTCCATATTTGTCTCCATTTCCAATTTGGTTTTTGCTTTTttgttgaatgttgaatttttttatactgAACTTTAGAGGATGTCTTCACGCAGACTGTTACTTCTGTGGAATGGCACCGGAGAGGTGACTACTTTTCAACAGTGATGCCAGCAGATATCCTTTTTATTTGCGGCCTTAGAGTAAACTGATACATATTTCATTATCATTGGTTAATTACTTGAAAATGACAACAATGAGTCTACATCTCAATGTGGTGATAACtgttcaattttctttttattttagttatgcTGTTGAAATTTTATATGCTTGACTTTTCTTTATAACTTGTAAGGACATAATGAACATAAAGGTGCACATACTTTTTATTGCACACGCATGTCACTGCATATATACCTTATTGGCAGTTTTATCTTCCTCAAACATGGCATGGGGCTTGGTTGGCTTTTGACACATCTAATTATCATAAAGAACCATTTAGACGTGAGTTTTATTTGTCTTGTCATTTCCCCCATTCCATGTCATATCTTCTGCCATTCACGACTTGTTTTGTGTGTGGATATTTGATTGACGGATCTCATTGAAAACAAACTGTATTAAACTTGTTCTTGATTACTAACTTTTTAGTTGACTTTTATATTAAGTGGATGAAAGGAAACTTACAGGCATGAGATATTAAATTAGGGACTTGTTCGTGTTTTTCCTTGACGTATTAATTACGTGAATCTAGATCAGTTCTGATCCACCAATTGTCGAAGAAGGTTACACAAAAACTTCCATTTAAGTTAAGCGAACTTGTTGTTGGATCAACCTTCCATCCATCCCTTTCCATCTTCTTTGTTTGTACAAAAAGGATTGTTCGTGTGTATGATTTAGTGAAGTCTAAGCGCTTAAAAAAGCTTTATACTGGGCTTAGTGAAGCCTCGTCCATTGCAGTTCATCCTGGAGGTATGATTATTATTTTGTGAATAAATTATATTGTAATCAGTTTTCCTCTAGTTGTAAccactgaattttttttttcataattgtTTATCTGTGCACATTCATGCAGGAGATAATTTAATTGTGGGGAGCAAAGAAGGGAAAATGTGCTGGTTTGACATGGACCTTTCATCTAAACCTTATAAAACTCTTAAGTAAGTCTTTAGTAgttaatttaaatttgaaatcaaTAGCAAACTGCACATTCTTTTGTGCCACAGGTTCTCTGCTTCCTAATGCAGATCATATTTTACAGTATGCTATAAAGTCGCTAGAATGACTGGTAGAAATAATTTGCTTTAAGGAATTTACCGGAAAAATTAAGACTGAACTAACATTCTTATTATGCTATTAATTCTTTGATATGCTACAATTTGGAGATAAAACCTCACTTTTCTGTATTTATGTCATGACAGCATTTTTAATAATGTGATGATATTGTAGGTGTCACCCGAAAGATATCAACAATGTGGTCTTCCACCGTTCATATCCCTTGTTTGCTTCATGTTCAGATGATTGCACTGCATATGTTTTTCACGGAATGGTTTATTCTGATCTCAATCAAAATCCTCTTATTGTTCCTTTGGAAATTCTACGAGGCCATACAAATTCAAATGGTAGAGGTGAGTGCTGTTTATTTTTGGCTTATTAGCAGAGCCAGCATATTgcttgatgtttttttttcgCTTATCTCCTAAAAGGGTGACGGTTTATTAGTTTGGAGATGTGTGTTGACGAAAGTTATATCCATTGAATTGTGTTAGTTTTATCTAAGTTAgctgaagaaaaaaagaagacaaATCAAGCGATTTAACTCCAATATCAGTTTATGATTGTTGGATCAGAAGAACCAAAATTTAGGTTTTGTTCTGTACTGGCATATCCTTGTTTGTGACAGATTTAAGTCTACTTGCTGCTTTGGTGAACATTTATTGTGGTCCTTATAGGTTAGttggtatatatatttttttattagcaTAGGCAGATAATAGTAAGAAATAAAAATCCTGCCGGGTTGTGATGGTTGAGCAATATGCATAAAAATACAAAGAAAGTAGGAAAGACACAATGCAGACCCATACTTGCTGATTAAATTTTAATAGCTTTGGACTTCAGCTGACGCAATAATAAGCCCAATTTTTTTTGGTGTTTTTGTTGACATGATCAACAATCCTTTATGTTTGATGTACTTTCCACTTGACGATGTATTTAGAGATTACGTATATTACCATGTTCAAAAAAGACATTTCTTATCTTACATGGATGTTGGCTGTATTGCAGGGATATTGGATTGCAAATTTCATCCCAGACAGCCCTGGTTATTTACGGCCGGTGCTGATAAACTTATTAAAGTTTACTGCCATCAATAAAAATATGGATATTTTGCTAAACACATGCTTGTGATAGGTGGATCTCATCTATAAAAGGGAAGGGCACCTGGTTAAATAGAGAGCATTGCTTGCCCCAAATGGAAGGGCACCTGGTGTGCGAGTTTCAGGCCCTCTGTTTTCTAGTttattggtggagaatcaatcAATATAATGCAGTGGGTAAATTTTATTCCACACTCCACATCTATCTTATTCAATCTTCCGAAGAAATATTATTCCAGGAATTTATATTCGTAAAACTTTGTTTACGGTTGaaacaattaaaattttgatgtaatatatatatacaccaaGAGAAGCCAATTATTCCTAGAAATTTTTGAGATTTTTTGTGTGAACATTTATTACATTGCGAAATTTGAGATTGAATGGGACACCTATATGTTTTTACTATGCCTCATCTATGGCTCTTTGTAGTTTCTACTGTTATGGAGCTTTCCCAAACGCCCTTccaagaaaaatgaaaagaaaaaaactattgAACCCAATCTGGTTTAAATCAAACATCAGATTTCATTTGCATAGTTCACTGATCATGATCACATGTCACTGTCTACCGGTCCATCTTACGCAATTGTTGCTATAAATTATGTTACAATAATTTAATTTGGCTATAAATTATGTTACAATAATTTGAAGGGTTGAAGCTAATCTGCttgaaaaaacattaaattagtttttttaagtGCTATGACCTATTTGGTTTGCATCAAACATGTTGTATCTAGAAATATGGTTtgaacttttcaaaaaaaaaaaagaaatatcgTTTGAATATATGGTTTTATAACGATAAAAAATACATTAGAGGCTGTACGTATGTCAATTGTGTGCACTTTTTCTAATATAAATAAGAGGTTTTGTAAGTTTAATAGTTTATGAATACAAATACAAGGTTAGATCAATTTTGGAATAATGTTATTGCATGCACTTTTCTCATCTCTATAATGTAAAAAATACTATCATTTTATTTAGTGAATGAGTCAATTGGCTGATAAATTAGCTGTAAGTGAATGAAAATGTTAGGTAAAAATGGTGAACTATCTGAAAAGTGCAAAATTACACTAATTTTGTAAgatttttataagcaaaaaattatatactataaaagttatttatcttcataaaaatcaatatttctcaAAAGTTAGTCTAACTCTAAAATTTGattagtttaatttctatgcactgatggtgtaaagtttttttacaccatcaaccaatcagattttaaggatgtgaaaaaatttatctttttatttaatttctttaattgacgtgacacatccttaaaatctgattggttgacggtgtaaaaaaactttagtgcataatcttttctctcaaattttatttaatgaaatgagCTGGTATAAATGAATTAATAATGTTTTAATTAAATCATCATACTTTgtatattcaaaaaaaaatcatactttgttaaaattaataagtaatataatataaatttataacaaatgagTGAACCTAGGAAAGATGTGAAGTAGAAAATCTAGAGGGATTTTACCACGTTTGATTCGTCTGGATCTCGATATAGTGATatgaggttgtctaaatgacccatgataaagtttggatgatgggttatttaacccaaactttatcatgggtcatttagacaacccataGTGATATACATTAACAAGTTTCTTAAACATTAACAAGTTTCTTAAATCGTCAATGCAAAACTGACGGGCATTACAACAATGAGACAAACTGTAGTTTGACTGTCATGGTAGAAGAAGCCTTCTTGCACTATATAAGAACATTTCAATGCTATAAAAGAGAACTTCATCATGTAGCTACATACATATGTATATACATTGACATGTAACACTTTTTATTTCACTAGTGCTGTTCACGAAAAATTACAAGAATGTCATGACAATTGTATTCTAGTATTGAACCAAATTTTCACAAAAGCTGAACTGCTGCTATGGCAGGTATTTTTTCTCGCAATTTTTGTGTAACAGCAACACGCACAGTCATGACACTAGCAGCTGGACCCGTGATTCGGACCTTTACTATTGGCTCATCAATGGCTACCAATTCAAGAACTCCTTCAGCAGCTCCAACCAGGTATGGCCTTATTTCCTCTAGAGCCTGGAGCAGTTACTACATATTAAACTCTTGCCAACATTGCATACTAATGTTACAGAAACATTAAATATATAAGACAAGAACTGAACAGGTCCTGCAATTCACAATGGCAATACTAACTTGCTGTGAATCTTTGATATAATGAATAAAAGGAGACAAAATAAAGTCCATTTTTGTCCCACTTCTTTCCGCCAATAAATAAGAACGGCACACATGCAGATATACTATACTTTCAATGCAATGAACAGAAACCTAAGTTTAATTTGATCGTAATCTTAGACCAGACTCAGTAACCATCACCATATATATACAGCAAAACGAAGCACAACATTTATAGTTTAACCATATAGAGGGATAAGGCATCTTTGTTTCACTGAAACGCAGGGCCTGATATTGATTATTGAGGTTTAGATCCATGAGTAACAGACGATACTCAATCTGAAATCCCATTCCGCCAAGTACACAATGTACAGATTTGATAAATAGCCACTGGAAAGGCTTCCTTCCCTATGTGATGAATTTCTCTCAACGGAAAGGTGGGGTTCACTTCCTATTGTATAAAACTTGCAACATTTCACATGAAAGGGCATCATCATAATGTGTGAGTTTAAAGTAAACTTAGATAACAAATAATTTGTGTAACCTATCACAAATGATCTTTGCTGCCTTCTAAGATTGccaaaaatttatataatagtACAGTGTTTCtcatttattaattttcttCCCTTGAAGCACATCGACTCTGATGTGTCAAAGAAATTCCAAGAAACTTCAACAACTATATCTTTTACATTCTCTTAGTTTGATTATTTGTTCAATCAACTCCATTCAAGTACTATATATGCTTCGTTTCATGTGTTACATGTGTGTTTGCATTTGATAGAGATAATATTGTAGAATTTTTCTCAatagaggaaaaaaataaatattgggAGATTGAATTGACACAGTAGCACTAGCAATATGAAAGACTAGAGTAAGGCTACAAAGAACTAACCATCTctatattttcttcatttagGTCAAGGCCGGTCTCTGCATCGGTTATCGGTTCCACTGCCACTATTTCAGGGATCTTTTCCATTAATCGACGCTCAATGCCCATCTTCATTGTGGTAACAGAACTGGGGCATGAGCCACATGCACCCTGTAGCTTCAAGCGCACAACATTGCCATCAATTTCATGTAAAGCCACATTTCCACCATCTGCAATGAGATACGGTCGAATTTCATCCAACACGGTTTCCACATTTTCAGCAGTTAAAGGCAATTCCAGAGCTGGATTTGGAGTAGCAACGGCCTTCACAGCTGCATGCCCCAATtgtaaaataaacaaaaagaaagacAATCAGAAGCTGAATTTGGAATCAACACTAACAAACAAAGGCCTCAAATGTCATGCTTAAATGATTGAAAGCATgataatcatatatatatatatatataaagttgaTATACTAGAATACTAGGAGTTAATCAACTATATGCATAGGTAGATAGTAACAATAAGTAGAAATTATAAGATAGAAATTCCAATCCAAGTATTGAATAAAGCTTACCAAGGGTGCGTGTGGAGTGCGGTAAACGAAACCGAACAGAAGGAGGATGCATCGGGCTACCTCTCCTGTGGAAAGGAACATGGGTGCCAAAAAACTTGGTAGCCTGAGAAGCGAAATCGACAAATTAGATTCATTAGACAACAGAAAATGGTgattattattatctgagaGAGAAGAAGGCGAAAGGAACGAACCTGTTtggaggaagatgaaggaggtTCGAGGCATCTGGTGCAGGAGGAGGATTGAGTATTCAGCACCACACCTTGCAATCGCAtcatttcaatctcaattaGGGATTCAAATCAAATACCTTTGTCTCTTTCTCCTCTCTTTCTCTATCAccaaccaaacagaacaaaCACGATCCAACGAAGCCACTTCCTTCCTTTCTTTAGGCCCGTGCCCTTTTCATTttccattatattatataaataaatgcCGTGGTAtacattttatatattatttaaatatatgaCTTACTCATAttcatatataattatttaaataaacatTTTAACATAAATTTGGTTTTGTTATCTCGTTCTAAAGTCAGATGCATATGAAAGAAGTAAATTCCCTCTATGTGCTCCTAAAAGATTCATTTGTTCTTTATTTTCTCAGTTAGACTACTCCACTCTTCCATTGTTTGCAGAATTTTCAATAGCTAGACAGCATATTTGAAGAGCCTGATCCTTAATTTTACGTGGATAGATcatacaaacttcaattttTACAAGCCAAGCCAAGACAAAAAGAAGACACACCTCTCAGAAAACACCaatcaataaaagaaaaaactttCACCTTTCACCTGTTATCATCCAATTTCCCAATTAAACATGAATAAAAAGCAAtacattattaattaaaaaggaGAAGCATAAAGAGGATTATGGTGATTTGTAGTAGAAGAACTCTTTCTCTTGAAAAAGAAATCCCCCACTAGAGGGATGATAGGCTTCTGCTTCCTCACTTTCTTCCCTCCGAAAAGATGGTCGTTTTCTCCAAGACTCAGTATCTTAGCCAATGTTTCTGTCTCCTTCATCCTTCTTCTATTACcccttttcttctcttcttcttcttctcctcctcttatCATGTTCAGTTCCTtctctccattttctctctcaatcTCAAACCTCACTGTCTTTGTTGCCACTACTGCAGCCTTCCCTGCCGCTGCAGCCTCAGCTTGAGCCAATTTGGACATGTTCTTGTGAAGCTCCGCGTTCAGAGTTGCCAACGCCACCTCCGTTTCACTCCCTCTTTCCTTCAGCATCTTCAGCTCCACCTTGGTTTTCTCAAGCTCTGCCTCCAGCTTCTTCAAGGTATCAAACAGGGCATTCTCATTGTTTTCCTCCTTGGGTTTGATGGGGCTTGGTGATGAAAACCTCCATGATGGTTCTCGCTTAACAGGAGGAGAAAATGCTGTGTCAGAAAGGGCGTTCacattgttttcttcttttggtTTGATGGGGTAatttggtgatggtgatgagaaTCTCCATGATGGTTCTCTCTTAATTATAGGAGAATAAGGAGTGTCTGAGAATGGCTTTGGAGAGTAGATTTCTCCGACAAGAAGGCGTTCGCTGAAGATGGCTACGGCTTCTTTGACGGAGGTGAAAGGACGGGAAGTGTCTACGGTGGAGGTGTGATCAAGGGGAGGGGTTTCAGAGATTGGTTGAGGTTCCATTGTTGAATGAAGAGAATGAGTACTGCAGGAATATTGTGAAACAGAGTTGTAATATTTGAGGGTTAATTTGTTAGGtccattttgttttctttgctTCTACTTCAGATCAGTTAAGTTGATATAGGAATAGAGTGAACTGAAAAACATCATGGGAGGTTGTTATTTGAAGGCTAAGACAAAAAATCAGATTGTGTTGCTGTGCATGATGATGACCTGCAAACTAACGCCTAAACCAACTCACAAGTTTATCCATTAATTCAATTTGTTTAGTCGAGCTGATGTGTAGTAATTCCTAATGCAATTAGCAAGTATTtcaaaattatataaatatttatacattggtcaaaagaaaaaatgaaaatggctTTTGTATATATAACATGCATATACAAGAGGAGAGCCTTCACAATCGACAAAAAGTTGTTGTCATGGGACTAAGGTCACATTctaagttttgaaaaaaaaaatagactaAACGATTGGATCGCTTCCTATTGAAAGCACTGCCGAAAACTTTGCCTCTGACGATTTCGCACGTAAAAACTATTTTCCCCCTCAATTCCCGCCAATTATTAACGGTTTAAGTTCTCACTAATGTTACTTTCTTTAAAACAAATCTACATTACCGACGGTTACCGAGCTGTATGTAATTTCAAGTTTTCTTGTAGTGTCGACATAAATGATATGATAGAGAAAGTCAAGAAAATAGTAATAATAGATGATGTCAATCAATATGGCTGTTAAAaaatggtggtgttggtggtagtggtgatgaatgaaagtaaaaagaaaaaaaaatattcatctcACCATTTTGTCTAACCAAATTTCAATCTAATTTAAAGATTGAATAGATAAgtcagtataatatatttatcTAAATTTATTGGCTCAATAaacataaattttgaaataaaatagtTTATTACATCATTTAATCTTCATAACATTTCATTTCACTCCTAATTATAAAACTCGATAAAAAACACATTTGATGTCCCTTTATAGAAGACGTCTTATTAGTTTATAAAAacatttgttttcatttttcacactattttttttttgtataagaGGAAGTATAAAGAAACAGCAAACTAAGGAACAACATCGGCACAAAGTGGGAATCACACTCGACGGGGGAAGCCTCCAAACATGACAAGGGATCATTGTACATAAGCCAATAATAATATGCACCAAAATCTCACTTAAACTACTTGCTGCCAACTTGAATCCAAAAGCTGACGACATCCCGATAGACTTGCCGGACTAAGAAATCAGCGACATTGTTATTCTCTTTGAATATAAACTTAAACTTCAAAGATACTTTCCAACCTGACGGTAGCACTAACCGAATCATTTATTCCACATAAGAGTAAATCGAGAAAAGTATATAAACTTTTATAAaattgatatattaattaacttaattaatAACCACAAAGTGATGAGCCCAAAACTAGCACTTAGAATTTAGTTTTGAAGGGGAAGTAGAAGATGTTAACCTGGAATTAGGAGCACCAATGAATTCGGTGAGGTAATCCATTAACCCAAGTAAgtacccaacccaacccaattaattaattattcttcttccttccttcaactctctctctctctttcgaTCGAATCCAATCCCAATCTCGATTCTCGATGGCAATTCCAAAACTCTTGGCTCTTCTCTGCATCTTCGCTCTCGTTCACGCCGATTCCCACTTCGAAGGCTTCGATGCCGAAGACGATGACTTCGAAGACTCATCTATAGATCCCACTTCTCTCCGACCACCGCCATCTCAGCCTCTTACCACCAATCCCACCAACACTCAACCTCCACCTTCCAATCTTCCCAACTCCCCACCTCCTCCTCCCACCACTTTCGATTTCTGGGACGAAGATGAATTCGAAGGCGTGCCCGTCGATCAGGCCACCTCCCACTCCGACCCCAGCGACCTACCCACCGATCCCAAATCCCCCGATAACACCACCGCCGCTAACAATGACGACGCCCAACAAAACGCCAAGACCTCGCGCTCCTTCACCGTTGAGATCATTTGCGGGAGCTTTCTCGTCATGTTCGCCATCAATTACTTCACCGGAAAACGCGAGAACGAGAACATAGCCCTCTCGTGGGCCGCACAGTTCGCCGCCAAGGACTCCATCTTCGACAAGAACTTTAGCCTGTTGGGGATCGGTGACGGTGGCGACGACACACCCTTGTTGTTGAAAGAAGGCCAAACCACGTTCAAGTTCTACGCGAGCGGCAGAAGGTACTGCCAGGGGTTGTTGGCCACGTTGGAGTTGAAGAGCAGGCACGATCTCATCGCTCGGATTTACAATCTGGTGGTCCCGACGAGGGATGAGATTACCTTTGAGGTTTACATGAACGATGATGCCATGGATCATGTCGTTTTCGCCATGGCTAGGAAGAAGGTTGCCAAAGCTATGCATAAGGATCTCAGGGATTTGCAGAGATTTGCGAATGTCCTCACCCCTCCCACCTCCAGGAAGTGGGTTGCTGATGACCTCGCTGTTGTTTCTGAGTCCAGGGAAGTTGCCTCTGATTTCATCACCGATGCAGTCATGGACCAGGTtcaatttctcttttttcttttccattaaTCATTATGTGCTTTTGAAATGGACTGTTTGTATCTCTGTATATCAATGCACGAGAGAAAGATATTGATGGATTGTCTGTTAGCTGTAGTTGTTATCTTGGCATATATTTTGGTCATTTGTGTTACTTTTTGAGATGAGATTGCTAAAATAATGCTACTTGTCTACTGCCACTTATAATTATGTATCCAATGATGTTAAGAGGATAATGCTTCATGTAGCTGTTTGTGATGTAAGTTTACAATCCTCCTCCTGCATTCTCCTGTTTCATTTCATGGAGTGTTTGTTAGAAGGGCCACTGACCCTTTTTTCTTCTACCTGGTTCCGTCCCGGCTTGTTAGTTACATGTCCTCTAGATGCCATCTATGTGAACTTGTGGTACATTAGTATTTCGATTTTCTATAAGCACTTCATCACATTTGGCTTCATTCAATTTCAATGCATGCAATCATATCCAGGATTATCTAGTATGTTATATGAAATGTCTTGGATCATCTGCATAGTTCGCATTCTGTCAAAGTTGAGGTTTATTCAGCTGTTAGTGAAATACTGCAGGTTTTTGGTGAAAAAGCTTTTGAGAAATTTGGAAAAGGTTTAATTGCAATGCATTTCTCCGACAATCACCCTGGCATACACAAGAAAGTATTGTCGTTCAAGTTTGTGCTTCCAGCTGCTAAGGACATGGCTGATATGACTCGACTGGTGGCACTTGTTCCATATTATATTGACTTGATCGGAAGATATAAATTGAGTTCTCAGGTGGGTGAATTTACTCTATCGTATTACCAATTATGCTGGCCTTATGACTTATGAACCTGTTATGCTTAGTCCTTGATTGGCTGGTTTGCATGATTCAGGCTCGGTCTAAGACAG contains:
- the LOC130722866 gene encoding nifU-like protein 2, chloroplastic, with the protein product MMRLQGVVLNTQSSSCTRCLEPPSSSSKQATKFFGTHVPFHRRGSPMHPPSVRFRLPHSTRTLAVKAVATPNPALELPLTAENVETVLDEIRPYLIADGGNVALHEIDGNVVRLKLQGACGSCPSSVTTMKMGIERRLMEKIPEIVAVEPITDAETGLDLNEENIEMALEEIRPYLVGAAEGVLELVAIDEPIVKVRITGPAASVMTVRVAVTQKLREKIPAIAAVQLL
- the LOC130722865 gene encoding uncharacterized protein LOC130722865 encodes the protein MEPQPISETPPLDHTSTVDTSRPFTSVKEAVAIFSERLLVGEIYSPKPFSDTPYSPIIKREPSWRFSSPSPNYPIKPKEENNVNALSDTAFSPPVKREPSWRFSSPSPIKPKEENNENALFDTLKKLEAELEKTKVELKMLKERGSETEVALATLNAELHKNMSKLAQAEAAAAGKAAVVATKTVRFEIERENGEKELNMIRGGEEEEEKKRGNRRRMKETETLAKILSLGENDHLFGGKKVRKQKPIIPLVGDFFFKRKSSSTTNHHNPLYASPF
- the LOC130722864 gene encoding uncharacterized protein At5g49945, with amino-acid sequence MAIPKLLALLCIFALVHADSHFEGFDAEDDDFEDSSIDPTSLRPPPSQPLTTNPTNTQPPPSNLPNSPPPPPTTFDFWDEDEFEGVPVDQATSHSDPSDLPTDPKSPDNTTAANNDDAQQNAKTSRSFTVEIICGSFLVMFAINYFTGKRENENIALSWAAQFAAKDSIFDKNFSLLGIGDGGDDTPLLLKEGQTTFKFYASGRRYCQGLLATLELKSRHDLIARIYNLVVPTRDEITFEVYMNDDAMDHVVFAMARKKVAKAMHKDLRDLQRFANVLTPPTSRKWVADDLAVVSESREVASDFITDAVMDQVFGEKAFEKFGKGLIAMHFSDNHPGIHKKVLSFKFVLPAAKDMADMTRLVALVPYYIDLIGRYKLSSQARSKTETARQKAAQEAQKELRYAQQEAMQRKKAERKKMIEEAEAKLGAEAIRKKEAKERARQMKKSMPRMKISRGA